The Mya arenaria isolate MELC-2E11 chromosome 15, ASM2691426v1 genomic sequence CAATACACTGCAATATTCTGTACAATCTAACTATGTATATTCCTATTATCTATTAACTGCGATAGTCTCGAATTGAAActgttttgaatgttaattTACGAAAATTTCAGTTTATAACATCATGCAAAAGATGTTTGAAATTACATTAAAACCGTAAAATCCTTTTAGTGACATGCAAACTATAATTCTTAACGATTATGCGTGGTAAAAAAGGTCGATTGGCAATTCAATTGGCTGAAAATCATCTTGTATTTACTATTACCGTTGAAGTTGTCCCAATAACAATATACAACGAAATACACCTGAGTGTTAATACTTGTATATGTTAAATCGAAAAGTTAAATCAATTAGAAATAGAATAGACTGACACAGATACAATCTTGTTCCTCCACTATTTTATCATGACAAGAAACAAAACTAATGTGTCTTTAAGTGAGGAAATGAGTTCTCGTAATCTGGCTAAATCCCTCGTACCCCGCCCTGTCAACCCCAAGTCCCTCGTACCCCGTCCCCAGTCAACCCCGGTCCCTCCTACCCCGTCCCCAGTCAACCCCCAGTCCCTCGTACCCTGTCCCCCATCAACCCCCAGTCCCTCCAACCCCGTCCCCAGTCAACCCCCAGTCCCTCCTACCCCGTCAACAGTCAACCCCCAGTCCCTCCTACCCCGTCCCCAGTCAACCCCCAGTCCCTCGTACCCTGTCCCCCGTCAACCCCCAGTCCCTCCTACCCCGTCCCCAGTCAACCCCCAGTCCCTCGTACCCTGTCCCCCGTCAACCCCCAGTCCCTCCTACCCCGTCCCCAGTCAACCCCCAGTCCCTCCTACCCCGTCCCCAGTCAACCCCCAGTCCCTCGTACCCTGTTCCCCGTCAACCCCCAGTCCCTCGTACCCCGTCCCCAGTCAACCCCCAGTCCCTCCTACCCCCTCCCCAGTCAACCCCCAGTCCCTCGTACCCTGTCCCCTGTCACCCCCAGTCCCTCCTACCCCGTCCCCAGTCAACCCCCAGTCCCTCCTACCCCGTCCCCAGTCAACCCCCAGTCCCTCCTACCCCGTCCCCAGTCAACCCCCAGTCCTTCGTACCCTGTCCCCCGTCAACCCCCAGTCCCTCCTACCCCGTCCCCAGTCAACCCACAGTCCCTCCTACCCCGTCCCCAGTCAACCCCCCAGTCCCTCGTACCCTGTCCCCCGTCAACCCCAAGTCCCTCCTACCCCGTCCCCAGTCAACCACAGTCCCTCGTACCATGTCCCCCGTCAACCCCCAGTCCCTCCTACCCCGTCCCCAGTCAACCCCGGTCCCTCCTACCCCGTCCCCAGTCAACCCCCAGTCCCTCGTACCCTGTCCCCCGTCAACCCCCAGTCCCTCCTACCCCGTCCCCAGTCAACGCCCAGTCCCTCGTACCCTGTCCCCGTCAACCCCCAGTGAGCTCCTGTGTCACTGCCCGTTACAAGGCTGGTAGCccaaaca encodes the following:
- the LOC128219410 gene encoding uncharacterized protein LOC128219410, whose product is MSSRNLAKSLVPRPVNPKSLVPRPQSTPVPPTPSPVNPQSLVPCPPSTPSPSNPVPSQPPVPPTPSTVNPQSLLPRPQSTPSPSYPVPRQPPVPPTPSPVNPQSLVPCPPSTPSPSYPVPSQPPVPPTPSPVNPQSLVPCSPSTPSPSYPVPSQPPVPPTPSPVNPQSLVPCPLSPPVPPTPSPVNPQSLLPRPQSTPSPSYPVPSQPPVLRTLSPVNPQSLLPRPQSTHSPSYPVPSQPPSPSYPVPRQPQVPPTPSPVNHSPSYHVPRQPPVPPTPSPVNPGPSYPVPSQPPVPRTLSPVNPQSLLPRPQSTPSPSYPVPVNPQ